gttcctattattgtttcgttacttccctatgaaagtagattcatcaaggttcgattacataatttattcactatttaattccactcctacgaattcttgtgatttttccaatccacaccactgctgctatcagcttctgttttcaaagtaaaccttacctaatttggggtttcatggaccaactagggccttgtcatacataagcccacatatgatcatacttagccattccagtggctgatcatttgctcaacacttccattccaactatagttacatcatgaaaccatctatacattcataaacacgaatggtctaatgccatacttcacttctacaagccattttcgcatggctgaacacttatacatttcataaagtactcgaaaaacaacaatgggtagtcctatacatgccatatcaagattcaaccaaaatagtacccaaaagagcctttgatagtgtgggcgacttcgacttcaagatcccgagtccgatagctggagaaccaaaaatctataaaacagaggagcaatgtaacgagtaagcaatttatgcttagtaagtttgagcaaggaattccagcatgcacaaataatagcacacatttagctaaacggaatatttcataatacgcaatttaccgatatcgaacttgcttcacaacattaacaacccttatgtacatacaaaataaactaacttggccgaaggccggtagctcgtttatcaactgagcgaacatttatttgtaagggctcgattaatattcaacacatacgtaacatatccccatattgggatgtttttcgagtattcgctggaattttacagcaagctcattcattaccaaatcacgtaccttcgggatttaaccggatatagctcctcgttcaaatgccttcgggacatagcccggatttagtaactcacacaatgccttcgggacataacccggatttaacaactcgcacaaatgccttcgggacttaacccggatttaacaactcgcacgaatgccttcgggacttaacccggatttaacaactcgcacgaatgccttcggaacttaatccggatatattcacttagcacaaagccttcgggacttagcccggacagcattcaattaatcatgcacattcatatttcattttcgtttacgaaactcaaacacaaggcacatattgtccttgcacattcggctcaatagccacacatagagcatgatttaatcacgtcgaaatttaagctctcttactcaagaacttacctcgggtgttgtcgaacgatcccgctaactattcgaccactttttccttccctttatcggatttatttcccctttgctcttgagcttaatcaaacaaataaattgatttcatcatttaggcatcaaaagatgaacacaaggcacttagcccatattcatacattagacattaaagtctcatacatgcaaaaatcatgcatcaacacaacatattagctaatttctttccccttggccgaatatgcatgtccatttttggggtcgatttcaacatttaatacacacatatacccactagtaaagcatcctcccccttttcatcgatttaacacatgcattgctcatcaacatgcaaagttacattcggccttagcacacatcttgctagccgattcttctccctttagcaaccaatgcacatatgtgctcacacaaaaatgctaaaaaggaggttcaagaatcatcaagccatcatcacatgcatcattaacaagcttcatattttgcatgcaatggcattaacacaacctccacctaggccgaatcttaactcatcctcatacctcatcaccacaacatcaaacatcaaccaagaatgatgcatccatggtcgagtgccatttccatcacatagcaagatttagaccatgggctaggtagaactcaagctaaccactaaatcatgcatgcatctcatgaaacatcatcaaacataccttagcctagctacatgcatggccgaatctcttcacctttcttcttctttcctccttaaaatttttggccaaggatgaaccaaaggatgagaaatttttttctttgtttttttctttctaatttaggctagaatggaggtgagaaaggatgaatacaaacttttctcctttcttctcttgagctcacggcaatggggggaacaaacactacacacacatttttttttcttttgtttccatttctttattacccatacttcttattttattcttccactaacaaaacatgtttcatgacatgttttgcccatcattctttgtcatggccggccactactcattagggggggaatttgacatgcaagtccccccctttgtccacatgcactaataggtcctcacacattgaactatcacattttagaattttctcacataagtcctattgactaaattcacatgaaatcaaccaaattgaagcttgaaattttcacacattcataattacatattctagacaataagtatcacattcaaacatttcggtgactcggtttagcggtcccgaagccacttcccgactagggtcaactttgggctgtcacatgcaTGTTTTAGACCTCAAGGGtttatataagggactttatgtttgatttctgatatgaataTTGTATGATGTAGAATATCTGTTCTTTGATCTGTaaattctggtaatgcttcgtaaccttgtTTTGGCGACGGATttgagttaagggtgttacattaatgtcctttgtatattgtcctcaatgtttttgcatgcaatgcaaaatggaaaaaaatattaGCTCAGTGGTtatttaatgtttaactaatattaaacgATATTACGTGGTCAGCttgtaatacgaaaagacaacttgtattagtagatgagtctaaacatgtccttaatctaatctaaaatgagcaaaccaattgaaagactaatatgtcgtttatcaagtccaatttaGGAGATGTTTTATCTTAGGCATCAAagtgactcccagaagatagagacatagatgtgactgactggactaacagtacatcggacaggacctaagtagaatagattctaaatccgtttatggatttattcacttgtgacattcacaGTGTAGCATacattaatcttgagtggatgatggactatgcttgcgtgacttgtatactttgatgtaaataaaagcatgagttcaaataaataaggaactgaaagctggtgcactaggtatacgacttctatagtatgtagcaacattcacaatagtggaattcataaccaactaatgagtaaatgatatcctctcattgacattacttgatagataaaaagtaaacatagtcacgagtcatttgtctttgtgataaatgacctaattactattttatagtagttgacttttcatgaaggaagatgtaatggttactatgagataaaataggatcatatcgGGAGAACAACTTTTTCCAAATAAGATTAATGATATTTTATGAGGGTAACATACTGATGACAAGATCATTGGACAAGCATTGATTAAGTAGCTTTCCTAATGATATGTAattggggagagctcaatcacgatactatagtggaacaattcgtgactaaataagtttacaATTAAAAAGCGAAAAGTtgtaacttaattataaattatttgcgTCCTATTTACATATGTACAATCGATCCATCcgttagctcgttgaaaccataaatgaattgtatGTAAAACcaaatgaacagaaatggatGGAAATGATAAAGCTAAAGAAATGAGTCACATTCACAAATGAATaggttttctcactaagtatagaaattatttaagaattaatttaaattttttgaattattaattaattaattaattgaagtttgaaaatggaattaaattaagtaGTCAATGTGAAtccattgaatatgaaaattaaatatatttcctcatagattcttttacagtaaagttaCCATAaatttaacggaattagaattgggttgagaaaattatttaattgaaaatttaaattatctaattaaattaattaattaatatttattttggaaaatagaaaacatgtattaggttgaattaaattataaagtattggattaaaagttcaagaaacacatataatttaaccCAAGGTGAGAGAGATCCAAATCCCCTCATTAAGAGAGAGAGAGGCAGCATCCTTAGTATTATTTACTAAGGTGTGCCACCCACCCCATTCTACTTAgagtaaataaatattatttgtgttttaCTAATTCAACCAGAATTCTCTTTGTAGAGTTATTGACacacaaattttatataaatttgatttttattttattagaaaatagtgaaaatttattttctaagaataaattttattttttttggtaataaaTCGTTTCTGATTCTATGTTTGGTTTATGATTGTTcaagcccacacttgaagcaattcGTTGTACGAGAATAACAAAGAAGGTCGTTCAGTTGAAAGTAAAAAACATCTAGGATCCGTAGTCTAAAAGCACAAATACTTTTCGGGAAAAGTTTATTAGTATAAATATCACAAtcgactcgattttcaaaattttaattttctgttatGACTGAAAACCGTTTTACTAAATTAGATTTTTCCAACCTTTAttcaaaaaatgagaaaattaggccatgtacattagatcaaagagtaaattaattatttctgttaaaaatttaatccatttctactattaaaaattggtgtgTCTGGTGGAATAACCAGATAGTTATACATAATGGCGGATCTAGGGGAGCTGGTAGAGGCCTCAtcccccctaaaatagaaaattttccttttaggcattttataatttatgaaattttaaattagtaatggtaaaattgcactttggtccctccaaaaatgataaaaattaatttaatcctctaaaaattataaagatataggttattaaaatgaaaaattacatttttgctatcataaaaatatataatttaattccaatccccaaaaaaaattttgacttcTTCCCTACCCGTCGTATTTTTGGATTTGTCACTTGTTATACATGGTGTACTACATACACTTCATATTGGCGTACAAAGATAgaattttaacaatagaaattaatgaaatttttaacagaaagaccCTTTTGCTCTTTGATCTTACATACAGGGActagtttgctcatttttttagtaaatggaGTAAAATGCAATATAACTCTTACTACAAGGACCTCTATAATAATTTGACCCCaactttaactttaaaaaaagagtaataatcaaattaacaaaaaatatatatataaacatgaaagATTAAATTCCTTTCAAAAATTATGAAGAGGCTGGCGATTACAACATTTTTCTATTTACTTGCGCTGTTTAGATTTCGTAGTTTCGAATGCAAATATGATTGTATGACAAGAACATGAAGATAACATGAAAGACgacaatttcaattaaataacgTGGTATCTGCCTAAAATCGAAAAGGAGGTTTACTAAAAACAACATATATCTATCGTTTTTCATGCTTCTCAAGTTCCACTTTCTAGAAAAATTAGGGTCATGAATcatgatttaaaatgaaaatgaatgcaTATTTCATATAagagattttaatatatttaggaAGTTGACCTCGAGATAAGGTAgacatgtttttaaaatttttacattaaATTTGAGGATTAAACTAATGAAAAAGATAATATAATACTAATGTGTTGTTGAGGATTAATTAAAGTACGACGAATTTGGATTATATAGTTTTACTATGGCGGTGGGTAAGGAAACGTTTTTTAAAATTGAAGCTAGAGTTGTTTTAGAGGGATTCCGCTTAGCATGAGAAAAAGGATTAAGACAGGTTAAATTGGAATGTGATAATGCTCTTTTAGTGAAATCTTTGTTGGTAAGTGAAGTTATTAATAGTTCGATGGTTGAACTACGTTTATTACATTATCTATTTAGACAAGAATTGAAAGATACGTGTTCGTCATGTTCCAAAGGCGCATAATAAAGTTATAGATCATAGGGTTAAGTGTacaaattctaaatttatgagtTTATATGTGTTTGATGAATCGCTGTTATCTATTTAAGAATTGTTGTTAATTGATTGTAACAACCCTTTAAAGATTTAAATGTTGTTTGATGTAATCAGAGTATACTGTTATCTTCTTAAAAAAAGTACTAGGAATTTAAAACGTAGGAACGTCTAGTGAAATTAATCCAAAAATTCTTTTGTATATTTGCACATGACCTTGAGAGTTTGGACTTAGGTTCTTGATCGGTTTAATGGTCTTTCAACTGTAGACATTGGATGcttttatatatacacacattgGATTCTTCCTTCTAGCCATGCATGTATGTTTTGTCATTTAAGTCATGCATGTAATCATTATATAAAACTATGGATCCCAAATATATTCTTCAACAATGTCAATACACACcaaacttaaaaacaaaaaattatcctttttttatatttttcatgttagGTTAACGTGGAGTAAATAACATAGTTTTCTATCTCAATAATTTCGTGCAAATTTTCTCTTAAGAACATAACATGCTTTACCAAGATAATTCAGTTAAATTGAGAATAATTTCGAATAAAAAATGAACAATTCTGATTTTATTACATCAGAAAGGGTTAAGAAAACCCTCGGAATGAATGCATAATCTCCCTTAAAACAAGCAAAAAGAACCCAATCTTCAATCTAAACATTTTGAAGAAATGGCTTGTAATCTCACTAATATACCCCTTTAAATCTACAACAACAACAAGAATTAAGGTATTTTATACATAAATGAATCATTTTTCGTGTGAAGCAAACAATGCCACTGAAATACTAGCCAGCTTCTTCCTGTTTATTGACCTGTAGGACCGCCATTGCCTCGGTGCATTTGGAGCTTCTTCAGTACCGTCTTCTAACTCACTCCGTTCCTCCAAATCAATGGAGGTTCTAAAAGCCTTGACCTTCCTTGGTGTACTATAAGCAAAATGCATCTTCTTTGCAATTACAgtctggaaaaaaaaaacaatcataaTCAGATTCAATAATCAACCATTAATGAACAATTTATAACTTCAAAAAAGTTAATACTCACAATTTCTCTAATTGATTTAGAAACCTTAAAGAGTTGCTTCAAATCTTCATGATCCACACCACAAATTATCTTAACCTGcaacaatcaaaataaataaataaataaataaacaaacccCATATTAATGAAACACCCGAATTTGGGATTATGGGTAGTACTTACAAGAACATCTTGAGGAAGTGATTCAAGAACAGATTTTTCATCACAATCAtcaatcatcatcatcttctttattCTCTCACTGCAATGCCTTTTCAATAACGGAACTTTTGTTGGTGAATCAATAGGCGAAAATTCCTCAATCTCGTTTGATATTTCAATCCTTTTCCTCCCTAATCCACTATTGCATCTCACAAACCTTCTTAACCCTGATTCTTCCCCATCGTTCACAACGCCATGGCTGAACTTCAATGAAGAGCTACGGCATATTTTACCCAAAGCCATTTCCATAATTTGACCCAAAACTCCCCCACAAAGTTTGAGATTTTTCACTTTGAAAAAGGAATCTTTTTTAAAGAAGGAGGAAAACCCAGACCAAAACTGAAACTAAATTTCGGGTTTTCTTTGATTAAAAATGGAAACAATTAGAGCCAAAAGTGCCTACAAAATTTCAGATTTTTCACTTAGAAAATGGAATGTTTTTTAAAGAAGGAGAAAAACCCAGACTAAAACTGAAACTAAATTTCAGGTTTTCTTTGTTTTAAATatggaaatgaaataaatttagatGGAAGAGAAAGTGTAGTTTGTAGCAGCGGtgagaaaaagaaacagagtggCTTTAAAAATGGAAACTTCTGcactaaaaaagaaataaaaaaacgaaCGCGTTTTTCGCCTTTTGTTCTTTTCCTTTTAATTGAGAAAAGAAGGGATAAATTTTACatgggattaaattggaaattagCCGTTGAGGGCGATATGAAGAGAAATTAGGTGAGGTAGGAAGAAGGTTGGATGGTGCTGGTGATGACGTGGACATATGTCGGTCCATATTGGACTTTGTCGGTGTGCTACTTTATAGAACATGGTGGATTAGTTAATGGGGATTCAAACCATATAATTGCATATTTATTGGCTAAGTTTTAGTTTGACGGCTGAATTAAAAATATTAGAGATTCTGTCCAAATCGGAAAGAAAATAGTTACAAATTTTAGACttacaaaattaatcaaaatactAGTCCACTATTGTAGTAGGTTAGGTCAATATTCTTTAATTCAACTATTCTTAATCTCTATTAGGGGCAGGGCTAAGGGTTGATAAGTGCTTCGCCCCTTTCTAAAATtactaaaactttttttttagcCCTTTTATGAtctatgaagttttaaattagaattgataaaattataatttaacatctaaaaaggataaaaattttaatttaatcttttaaaaattataaagatatagattattaaaatagtaaaattgttattttactATCGTAAACCCctcaaaaaaattctaattttgcccttggtctccatactttttaaattttgaaaaattagtaTTGATACAAATGATAATCATTAATCTATTAATTagagttttaataattaatatatgaaaataacaaaccATATAGaaatacacatataataatatatttgtcgcattaaaatttgaaaataatagaacttaacaattattgtttgaaactttaagatttgaaaagtaaaataacaaaattgaactattaaaattacgagaaagtctttttttttttgtaaaggtaaagataaaagatataaatggttagaagattaaaataaaatgaatattgtatGCCACTAAAAAGGTTTGATTGAAGGGTTAAGACCCAGGCTTACCTCCTTTGAATTTGAccctaaatttaaaaatgaattaaaagcatAATGTTTTTGACAGGTCAATGCGTAGTTATTGATATGTTTTCAGGTTTTACAGGATGGGGTCAACCGTTTTGGATGGTCAATACTCTGTTTTTATCTTTCTCCTAAAAGAAATTGTTttccaataaaaaaaaacaatgaggTAGAAAGTGGAAAGTTCCCATTCATTGAATGCTTCATtagagaaaaaaaggaaaaaaggggaaaaggggaggaatgttttgatttttgttCCATTATGAATGATTGGATAATATGGACAGCTCAACTTAATTATTTTGCATTTTGCatcttcattttaatattatttttcatgtgatTTTATGTTCCACCCCAAATCGATTTTTGGGATTTTGTTTGTCACATTTGCATGTTAGCCATTATTAGTGTTTTTAGCTCAAACTTACATGAGATAGATCtatattttgtcatttttcttttcctctaaTATTATAATTCAATCATGTAACATAATTGGTGTAAGTGATCTGATCTATTAATAAtacaaacttttatttatttatatatttcattttgaaaaaaaatttatgatattAGTTTCATACGAATATTTATTACAATTCTCAAAATTTATATACGTAAATCACATAAGTAATCATCACATACCAAGACTATTAATGATacgtttaaaaaaaataagatctctttaaaataagtaaaaaaaattctttctttttgtcACAAACAAGTCGTATGTGAATAGCTAAAAATTACCAAATATGATTAGTTCATAGCTAATCCATAACTAAAACATGTGGCAAAAATAATACTCCTATGAAACATAACATAGTGTTTTATATGATATcattaaaattgaatttcaaaaGCACATAAagcttcaagcattaaatctaaGGAGGAGGCTACCCAtctctactcaagatatcaactAGGGtaactaattttgaaaattgattattttgtaaaatataaatttatataatgttATGCACGAAAATATCAAAAGgggtgaattattattttaatttatttttatatattttttaaaatggaaggaaaagggagaaaagattgGATCCTTATTCCAATTGCCTAACTCCACTACTTGCTATTTTAATTAAGGATTTCTCAATGATACCTTTTATGGACAAGATATAAACTTTACAAGTCTATCTTTTCAAAAGTTTAGATAAAATTTTTCCCCTAGTTTTTGTCGCTTAACTAGTAACCCTCTAATtacaaattgatgatttgatgaAGTAAACAAACGAACCTTTACAAGATGAGTGTTTATAAGCTTTTTggctcataaaaaaataaaataaaatgagacTTATAAATAATTCGACAATATACTCCTAGAGAATATTTAtaagagaaaatgaaagaatgaataaTTAAAGGCTTTTCTTTTACTTTAGATGCTTGGATGTTCAATTGTTGTCTCTTGTAATGTCTT
This window of the Gossypium hirsutum isolate 1008001.06 chromosome A09, Gossypium_hirsutum_v2.1, whole genome shotgun sequence genome carries:
- the LOC107944056 gene encoding F-box protein SKIP27, which encodes MEMALGKICRSSSLKFSHGVVNDGEESGLRRFVRCNSGLGRKRIEISNEIEEFSPIDSPTKVPLLKRHCSERIKKMMMIDDCDEKSVLESLPQDVLVKIICGVDHEDLKQLFKVSKSIREITVIAKKMHFAYSTPRKVKAFRTSIDLEERSELEDGTEEAPNAPRQWRSYRSINRKKLASISVALFASHEK